A DNA window from Aspergillus nidulans FGSC A4 chromosome I contains the following coding sequences:
- a CDS encoding uncharacterized protein (transcript_id=CADANIAT00006703): MTDADQDFKPKARPQSTMAQAFSSALDTAFALDTDVDYLSQTIDQKKYQMMIQNRELEELQAKIREAEERLKARKSMIMTGNSQSMGVHKDGGYQSTESASATTSPTDTAGQYSSGDEQRQQPDDRQQGRNS; the protein is encoded by the exons ATGACCGACGCAGACCAAGACTTCAAGCCTAAGGCTCGGCCGCAGTC GACCATGGCACAAGCTTTCTCTTCAGCGCTAGATACCGCGTTCGCGCTCGATACCGATGTCGATTATCTTTCGCAAACTATCGATCAGAA AAAATACCAGATGATGATTCAGAACCGAGAATTAGAAGAACTCCAGGCCAAAATTCGAGAGGCCGAAGAACGACTGAAAGCGCGCAAATCAATGATCATGACTGGTAACTCTCAATCAATGGGAGTGCACAAAGATGGAGGATATCAATCCACTG AATCAGCATCAGCGACGACATCGCCAACGGACACGGCTGGTCAGTACTCGAGCGGCGACGAACAACGGCAGCAGCCGGACGACCGGCAGCAGGGACGCAATTCTTGA
- a CDS encoding uncharacterized protein (transcript_id=CADANIAT00006704) → MPSLPDYTPLESLLFFQTLAAQDSRPTDFASISNVLRNNKFVRENGAFDARRLTPEALEGLYSRLMRDGSDSSASTQEPNGHNSESSPSNPKKRKIATPRSDGFSDAKNPGFVPYLVTHLYAKYKELVTKEIRLEEKRYRDIKDEIARLEKEVHEAPREKPAEPAPAPTHTKHEPAPEPMDLDTTETPVSQPKPDKDVNCAPILPSTGAEAQQLLAASPHKDQPPAHVTPQSPLPETKSPAQPLGQQPAAQKNLQTQAQPQPQSQPQAPPQVTPPPQPTSHAILHPTPPQQPHHTPQPQAPPIHPQQVQSSAQNVQRQPQPPHEKGASPPQQSLVTAPSVPALGEPANVPPTQPVEPSSIPTAVTPTPAHDPAITPLPPSRQPQPPHPPQTNNVPVASPTPQKTPSTVEAAGKKVVPVPPPRGPPQGSLQQWSLNQPQTPQQPSQHSPSSIPQPAGQLKPSQPPHFQQTQKVAPQPQPVAAPSTPLPSRAIFPTPAPPVPPSGFATPIGRAQGYPSTVPRPSKPQLSIATPGSLTPWKQTPYSTLPNSPRSPDRPGPEDVSPISESAPSPFGSRAATPDQPEPPRRKGPGRGRKKATDANHTGPRRRTEKNTATAGKKRDRSTASSRSRGRSILSRDEESGAEAGKIKREVPSTPSGVDTVGPERSSTSQKAPGSESRPGRGRPKRKRSELPETESQPQSELSQATHVDLDQSAPFVLCTRNFPRTGAPIMNDVLTHKHASIFTKPLTERDAPGYRDLIYRPQDLKSIKSSISQGSKAVAAATEAANTPVADGESPAPNAGTPSKNTVLMLPKTEDVIPPKAIVNSAQLEKELIRMFTNAIMYNPIPQRGFGPAFPLAPDGGSGRRQYALEPDDGGIIKDTLEMFEDVEQAVTTWRSAEIASKTVLSLRRESTSDPNMDSADDVKG, encoded by the coding sequence ATGCCTTCCCTACCAGATTACACTCCACTTGAATCCCTCCTATTTTTCCAAACTCTCGCCGCCCAAGACTCGCGACCGACTGACTTTGCCTCGATCTCCAACGTTCTGCGCAATAACAAGTTTGTTCGCGAAAATGGCGCTTTCGACGCGCGCAGACTCACTCctgaggcgctggaaggcctTTATTCAAGGTTGATGCGCGACGGGAGCGACTCGTCCGCCTCTACACAGGAACCGAACGGTCATAACTCCGAATCCAGTCCTAGTAATccgaagaagcgcaaaaTTGCGACTCCTCGCTCTGATGGCTTCTCCGATGCGAAGAATCCGGGCTTTGTCCCTTACCTGGTGACGCACCTTTACGCGAAATATAAGGAACTGGTTACAAAGGAGATCAGACTTGAGGAGAAACGATATAGGGACATCAAAGACGAGATCGCACGGCTAGAGAAGGAAGTACACGAAGCTCCCCGTGAGAAGCCCGCGGAACCGGCACCAGCGCCAACTCATACGAAACATGAGCCTGCGCCGGAGCCGATGGATTTGGATACAACCGAAACACCTGTTTCTCAACCAAAACCTGATAAGGATGTGAACTGCGCCCCGATCCTGCCTTCCACCGGCGCGGAAGCACAACAACTTCTAGCGGCATCCCCCCACAAGGATCAGCCGCCGGCACACGTTACCCCACAATCACCACTGCCGGAAACCAAGTCACCAGCGCAGCCTCTCGGACAACAGCCAGCAGCTCAGAAAAACCTACAAACACAGGCGCAACCACAACCCCAATCGCAGCCCCAAGCACCACCTCAAGTAACACCTCCGCCGCAACCTACATCGCACGCTATTCTACACCCTACTCCACCACAGCAACCGCACCATACTCCACAACCACAGGCTCCTCCTATCCATCCCCAACAAGTTCAGTCCTCAGCACAAAATGTCCAAcggcagccgcagccaccCCACGAAAAAGGAGCATCGCCGCCTCAGCAATCACTTGTTACCGCCCCAAGCGTACCAGCTCTGGGAGAGCCAGCGAATGTGCCGCCGACGCAGCCCGTGGAGCCATCGTCGATTCCCACGGCTGTGACTCCTACTCCTGCTCACGACCCCGCTATCACGCCATTGCCGCCCTCGCGACAACCTCAAccacctcatcctccgcagaCAAACAATGTGCCGGTTGCTTCCCCTACTCCGCAAAAGACTCCCTCGACTGtggaggctgctggaaagaAGGTTGTGCCTGTACCTCCTCCACGCGGACCTCCTCAGGGCAGCCTTCAACAGTGGTCTTTAAACCAACCACAAACCCCGCAACAGCCATCACAGcactctccatcctcaattCCTCAACCTGCAGGTCAGCTGAAGCCTTCACAACCGCCGCACTTCCAACAAACCCAGAAGGTGGCACCACAGCCTCAACCTGTGGCAGCGCCGTCAACCCCCCTACCCTCTCGAGCCATCTTTCCGACCCCAGCGCCCCCTGTTCCCCCATCCGGATTTGCAACGCCCATTGGACGCGCTCAAGGATATCCCTCGACTGTACCAAGGCCGTCAAAGCCACAGTTATCAATTGCCACCCCTGGATCGCTCACACCATGGAAACAGACACCGTATTCTACACTACCTAATTCGCCACGCTCACCGGATCGGCCTGGACCGGAAGATGTCAGTCCAATCAGCGAGAGTGCTCCATCACCATTTGGATCTCGAGCGGCAACACCAGATCAACCTGAGCCTCCGCGCCGAAAGGGCCCTGGCCGGGGAAGGAAAAAGGCAACGGATGCCAACCATACTggaccgaggaggagaacgGAGAAGAACACAGCAACGGCCGGGAAAAAACGTGATAGGAGTACTGCTTCATCCAGAAGTCGGGGGCGATCTATACTATCACGTGACGAAGAATCGGGAGCAGAGGCTGGCAAAATCAAACGAGAAGTACCTAGCACTCCAAGCGGAGTTGATACTGTTGGACCCGAGCGGAGCTCGACTAGTCAAAAGGCTCCAGGTTCAGAATCGCGCCCGGGTAGAGGACGGCCGAAACGCAAACGTAGTGAGCTGCCGGAAACAGAGTCTCAGCCTCAGTCCGAGCTCAGCCAGGCAACCCACGTGGACTTGGATCAATCCGCGCCATTCGTGCTGTGTACGCGCAATTTTCCGAGGACTGGAGCTCCGATTATGAATGATGTATTGACCCACAAGCATGCATCTATATTTACTAAACCACTGACGGAACGCGATGCACCCGGTTACCGAGACCTTATCTACCGGCCGCAGGACTTGAAATCTATCAAGTCGAGCATCAGCCAAGGTAGTAAGGCTGTGGCCGCTGCTACGGAAGCCGCCAACACTCCAGTTGCAGATGGAGAGTCTCCGGCTCCAAATGCAGGGACACCGTCAAAGAATACGGTTCTCATGCTGCCCAAAACAGAAGATGTCATTCCGCCTAAAGCAATCGTAAACTCGGCGCAGCTAGAGAAGGAATTGATACGCATGTTTACCAATGCGATTATGTACAACCCGATCCCGCAGCGTGGTTTTGGGCCAGCATTCCCGCTGGCTCCGGATGGTGGGTCTGGACGTCGGCAATATGCACTGGAGCCTGATGACGGTGGCATCATCAAAGACACTCTCGAGATgtttgaggatgtcgagcaGGCGGTCACTACGTGGCGATCTGCTGAAATCGCGAGCAAGActgttctctctcttcggAGAGAAAGCACCAGTGACCCCAACATGGATAGCGCGGACGACGTCAAAGGCTGA
- the dph1 gene encoding 2-(3-amino-3-carboxypropyl)histidine synthase DPH1 (transcript_id=CADANIAT00006705): protein MGDVTYGACCIDDYTARALGCDLLVHYAHSCLIPVDVTKIKTLYIFVDISIDTSHLIATLERNFQPGKTIATVGTIQFNATLHGLKPVLERAGFNVVIPQITPLSKGEILGCTSPSLSAQQIDYLLYLGDGRFHLESAMIHNPSIPAYRYDPYSRTLSRESYDHTEMHTLRRDAIAAARTAKKWGKPTYDGHD, encoded by the exons ATGGGCGACGTCACCTATGGCGCATGCTGCATAGACGACTACACGGCACGCGCTCTGGGCTGTGACCTTCTCGTCCACTACGCCCACTCCTGCCTGATTCCCGTGGACGTAACGAAGATCAAAACGCTATACATCTTCGTCGACATTAGCATTGACACTTCGCACCTCATTGCGACTCTCGAGCGCAACTTTCAACCAGGCAAGACAATCGCCACTGTTGGCACAATTCAATTCAATGCAACGCTCCACGGACTGAAACCGGTTCTCGAGCGCGCTGGGTTCAACGTCGTCATCCCGCAAATTACACCGCTGTCAAAAGGCGAGATATTAGGCTGCACCTCCCCTTCCCTATCTGCTCAGCAAATTGACTACTTGCTGTACCTCGGTGACGGCCGCTTCCACCTCGAATCTGCCATGATCCATAACCCCTCCATACCCGCTTACCGCTACGATCCTTACTCTCGCACCCTCAGCCGCGAATCCTATGACCACACCGAAATGCACACCCTCCGCCGCGATGCCATCGCCGCCGCCCGCACTGCGAAAAAATGGG GGAAACCCACATACGATGGCCATGATTGA
- a CDS encoding uncharacterized protein (transcript_id=CADANIAT00006702), translating into MVLIDKQSYTSREEQRLKEDRDRIRYWKKWGPYVAERQWATVREDYSANGDAWSYFTHDHARSRTYRWGEDGIAGVCDTHNLQNIAFAFWNGKDGFLKERLFGLSNPQGNHGESIKEAHFHLDNTPTHSYMKYLYKYPQNEFPYQDLVEENARRGKQDREYQILDTGAFDNNQYWDIFIETAKEDDDEDEIVFRVIAYNRGPEPAPLHIIPHVWFRNTWSWGYEGREKPSIEQAAPLAVRTSHEKLGQRYVCFAPSPATGDSQEDVVPQMLFTENETNNELLWGTQNNQPYVKDAFHRYIVNDEKGAVNPANKGTKFAAWYAFNEGEGVPPGECAVVRFRLSRKMEPFVNEEELDDVVEQRKTEADDFYYHISPLPMSDDLRNIQRQAFAGMMWTKQYYHFVWDQWANGDPGMIAPPPERKHVRNQQWKHLYMDDILSMPDSWEYPFFAAWDTAFHCIPLAMIDPDFAKRQLDVLTREWYMHPNGQLAAYEWNFGDVNPPVHAWATFRVFKIERKMYGRQDLDFLERVFQKLLLNFTWWVNRKDFDGKNVFEGGFLGLDNIGLFNRSEPLPTGGVLEQADSTGWMAFYCLSMLNIALELAKHRRIYEDNLEEKRVLYGTKKTGMPQEFYYDAISYGEPWTQQLPVRSLVGLIPLYAVSTLEPELINKFPSFKRRLEWFVENRQDVAERNLASMKSRGKGDRLLLSLVSKDRLEKILKRMLDETEFLSDHGIRSMSKYHEKHPYSMDVNGQTFRVSYVPGDSDSGLFGGNSNWRGPVWLCVNFLLIESLLRFYMFYGDSFKVECPTGSGDYMHLGQVAEEIQHRLQHLFARNDEGRRAVHAGSDLLNFDEHWKDYMWFHEFFDGDTGRGLGASHQCGWTGLIAKIIHDTGVNCRLPQTPRSPFAAATHYFDDIFTRSVRNSSRRSSSHRPFVRRSSTSRSIGNRSDFESAFATPAPQTPVEPALDEEGKDRHGSNGTPGQEFDEHVSNYVRSQLQRVRSQVSMGAYEDEFETQVDAANGNGNGQPHGNGNGNATNGR; encoded by the exons ATGGTCCTCATCGATAAGCAAAGCTACACCTCCCGCGAGGAACAACGCTTGAAGGAAGATCGCGATCGCATAAGGTACTGGAAAAAATGGGGTCCCTACGTCGCTGAGAGACAATGGGCCACTG TTCGCGAGGATTATTC AGCGAATGGTGATGCTTGGAGCT ACTTTACCCACGACCACGCCCGTTCGAGAACTTATCGCTGGGGCGAAGATGGAATTGCTGGCGTATGCGACACGCATAATCTGCAGAATATTGCATTTGCTTTTTGGAATGGAAAAGA TGGTTTTCTCAAAGAGCGACTGTTCGGTCTATCAAATCCACAGGGGAATCACGGTGAGAGCATCAAGGAAGCACACTTCCATCTTGACAACACACCTACG CATTCGTACATGAAGTATCTTTACAAATATCCCCAGAACGAATTTCCTTATCAGGATCTGGTTGAGGAAAACGCTCGACGAGGGAAACAGGACCGCGAATATCAGATACTTGATACAGGAGCATTTGACAATAATCAGTACTGGGATATATTCATCGAAACGGCCaaggaggacgacgatgaagacgaaatTGTGTTCCGGGTAATCGCTTACAATAGAGGCCCCGAGCCAGCTCCTCTGCACATCATTCCCCATGTGTGGTTTCGGAACACTTGGTCATGGGGATACGAGGGTAGAGAAAAGCCCTCTATCGAGCAGGCTGCTCCGCTTGCTGTCAGAACCAGCCACGAAAAGCTGGGCCAGCGATATGTTTGTTTTGCCCCCTCTCCAGCAACTGGAGACAGTCAAGAAGATGTCGTACCCCAGATGCTCTTTACCGAGAATGAAACAAACAATGAGCTTTTGTGGGGTACGCAGAACAATCAGCCTTATGTGAAAGACGCTTTCCATCGCTACATTGTCAATGACGAGAAGGGTGCAGTCAATCCAGCCAATAAAGGCACCAAATTCGCTGCCTGGTATGCTTTCAATGAGGGTGAAGGGGTTCCTCCGGGAGAGTGTGCTGTTGTGCGTTTTCGCTTGTCACGGAAGATGGAGCCTTTTGTCAACGAAGAGGAGCTAGACGATGTGGTTGAGCAGCGCAAAACGGAAGCCGATGATTTCTACTATCACATCAGCCCTCTGCCAATGAGTGATGATCTGCGGAACATCCAGCGCCAAGCATTCGCAGGAATGATGTGGACAAAGCAGTACTATCACTTTGTTTGGGATCAGTGGGCTAATGGAGACCCCGGTATGATTGCTCCTCCGCCGGAGCGAAAACATGTCCGGAATCAGCAGTGGAAGCATTTGTATATGGATGATATCCTTTCTATGCCGGATTCATGGGAATACCCATTCTTTGCTGCCTGGGATACTGCTTTCCATTGCATACCGTTGGCAATGATTGATCCAGACTTTGCGAAGCGGCAACTGGATGTTCTCACCCGAGAATGGTATATGCATCCTAACGGGCAACTAGCAGCCTATGAATGGAATTTCGGAGACGTCAACCCTCCCGTTCACGCCTGGGCGACTTTCCGTGTTTTTAAAATCGAGCGCAAGATGTACGGTCGACAGgatcttgattttcttgaacgcgtcttccagaagctgCTCTTGAACTTTACCTGGTGGGTTAATCGAAAGGACTTCGATGGCAAGAATGTTTTTGAGGGTGGGTTCCTTGGGTTGGACAATATTGGTCTTTTCAACCGCTCTGAACCCCTTCCCACTGGGGGAGTTTTGGAACAAGCTGACAGCACCGGCTGGATGGCTTTTTACTGCTTGAGCATGTTGAATATCGCTCTCGAATTAGCCAAACACCGACGAATATACGAAGATA AtctggaggaaaagagagtTCTTTATggaacgaagaagacgggtATGCCACAAGA ATTCTATTACGATGCTATCTCATACGGCGAGCCGTGGACACAGCAACTTCCGGTGCGGTCACTTGTCGGTCTCATACCACTATATGCGGTATCAACGCTGGAACCAGAATTGATCAACAAATTCCCATCATTCAAGCGCAGACTTGAATGGTTTGTGGAAAATCGCCAAGATGTCGCGGAGCGAAATCTTGCCAGTATGAAAAGTCGTGGAAAGGGCGACCGACTACTCCTGTCCTTGGTTAGTAAAGACCGACTAGAGAAGATACTGAAACGCATGCTCGACGAGACCGAATTCCTCTCAGATCACGGAATTCGGTCAATGTCAAAATACCATGAGAAGCATCCTTACTCGATGGATGTCAACGGGCAGACATTCCGGGTTAGCTATGTCCCTGGCGACTCCGACAGCGGCCTCTTTGGTGGCAACAGCAACTGGCGTGGGCCGGTGTGGTTGTGCGTCAACTTTCTGCTCATAGAATCCCTGCTTCGCTTTTACATGTTTTACGGAGACTCCTTCAAGGTGGAATGCCCCACGGGTTCTGGGGACTATATGCATCTAGGGCAGGTAGCAGAAGAAATACAGCACCGGCTTCAGCACCTCTTCGCGCGCAATGATGAAGGCCGCCGCGCAGTCCACGCCGGCTCTGACTTACTTAACTTTGACGAGCACTGGAAAGACTACATGTGGTTCCACGAGTTTTTCGATGGCGATACAGGCCGTGGCCTGGGAGCATCCCACCAATGTGGCTGGACAGGGTTAATCGCCAAAATTATCCACGATACCGG GGTCAACTGTCGCCTTCCGCAAACACCACGCTCACCCTTCGCCGCAGCAACCCACTACTTTGACGACATCTTTACCCGCTCCGTCCGCAActccagccgccgcagcagtAGCCACCGACCTTTTGTCCGCCGCTCCTCAACAAGCCGCTCGATTGGCAATAGGAGTGACTTTGAGTCCGCGTTCGCGACCCCTGCGCCTCAGACACCTGTGGAGCCTGCgcttgacgaagaagggaaggacaGACACGGGTCGAACGGAACACCTGGTCAGGAATTCGACGAGCACGTCTCGAATTATGTACGCAGTCAGCTGCAAAGAGTGAGAAGTCAGGTGTCAATGGGGGCTTACGAGGACGAGTTTGAGACCCAGGTTGATGCTGCGAacggcaatggcaatggtcAACCCCATGGAAATGGGAACGGGAATGCAACTAATGGGCGGTAA
- a CDS encoding hydroxymethylglutaryl-CoA lyase (transcript_id=CADANIAT00006706), producing the protein MIKSRPGWRFLSSLRAPPTRRFATEARLTSDHVRIVEVGPRDGLQNEKKSISLETKLELISKLAKTGVTTIEAGSFVPAKWVPQMASTAEICEHLLQTPPQSLNAIAYNYLVPNVKGLEGLIKVMDATGASASTPGTKTTPPTTTEISLFAAATEAFSKANTNCTIQESLDRIRPIVALAKTKDIRVRGYVSVALGCPYEGPDVPPSKVADITATLLEMGADEVSVADTTGMGTAPRTMELLQALKAAGIANTDLALHFHDTYGQALVNTIVGLEHGVRIFDSSVGGLGGCPYSKGATGNVSTEDLVHTIHGLGMHTGIDLEEMSRIGQWISDELGRPNESRAGKATIARLQS; encoded by the exons ATGATTAAATCACGGCCCGGATGGAGATTTCTGTCCTCTCTTCGAGCCCCTCCTACCAGACGCTTTGCGACAGAGGCGCGGTTAACTTCGGACCATGTCCGCATAGTTGAAGTCGGGCCTCGCGACGGGCTgcagaacgagaagaagtcTATATCGCTCGAGACAAAGCTTGAGCTTATATCGAAGCTTGCAAAGACGGGAGTGACGACCATAGAGGCAGGTTCTTTCGTGCCGGCGAAATGGGTTCCCCAG ATGGCAAGTACCGCAGAGATATGCGAGCACCTCCTTCAAACCCCGCCGCAGTCCCTGAACGCGATTGCATACAATTATCTTGTTCCCAACGTCAAGGGATTAGAGGGTCTCATCAAGGTCATGGATGCAACAGGGGCCTCGGCAAGCACACCGGGAACCAAAACAACTCCGCCGACAACGACCGAGATTTCTCTTTTTGCTGCAGCCACAGAAGCCTTTTCCAAAGCAAACACCAATTGTACCATCCAGGAATCTCTGGACCGCATTCGCCCTATCGTAGCATTGGCGAAGACCAAAGACATTCGAGTTCGCGGGTATGTCTCCGTTGCCCTAGGCTGTCCGTACGAAGGTCCAGATGTTCCGCCGTCAAAGGTGGCTGATATCACGGCAACCTTGCTCGAGATGGGAGCAGACGAAGTATCAGTAGCCGACACTACGGGCATGGGTACTGCACCGCGCACgatggagcttcttcaggctctgAAGGCAGCCGGCATCGCCAATACAGATCTGGCTCTCCATTTCCACGACACTTATGGCCAAGCGTTGGTGAACACTATCGTAGGCTTAGAGCATGGGGTTCGCATTTTTGACAGTAGTGTTGGCGGGCTTGGTGGCTGTCCTTATTCAAAAGGAGCGACAGGCAATGTCTCGACAGAAGATCTCGTCCATACAATTCATGGTCTCGGGATGCATACAGGTATTGACCTGGAGGAGATGTCGAGGATTGGGCAATGGATCAGTGATGAGCTAGGTCGGCCGAATGAAAGCAGGGCTGGCAAGGCGACTATAGCAAGGTTGCAATCATAG
- a CDS encoding F1F0 ATP synthase subunit 5 (transcript_id=CADANIAT00006701) — MLSARLARAGLRASAQVSVPRTAAVNGLRTYATAAQEVKPPVSLFGVDGTYATALYTASAKSSSLDATSKALNNLGAALKADPKLTSIISTPTLSAADKQAIVTELQKVAGADKGDILKNFLATLAENNRLGLLNDVVDKFAALMSAHRGEIELSITSAQELDAKTLNRLEKAVSKSEFSQGKKLKVVSKVNPDIVGGLIVEIGDRTIDLSVSSKIAKLNKALTDAL; from the exons ATGCTCTCCGCTCGTCTCGCCCGCGCTGGCCTCCGTGCCTCCGCCCAGGTCTCCGTCCCTCGCACTGCTGCCGTTAACGGCCTGCGCACCTATGCTACCGCAGCCCAGGAGGTTAAGCCTcctgtctctctcttcgGCGTCGACGGCACCTACGCTACTGCTCTG TACACCGCCTCCGCCAAGTCTTCCTCCCTCGACGCTACCTCCAAGGCTCTGAACAACCTCGGTGCTGCCCTTAAGGCCGACCCCAAGCTCACCAGCATTATCTCTACCCCTACCCTCTCTGCTGCCGACAAGCAGGCCATTGTCACGGAGCTCCAAAAGGTTGCCGGTGCCGACAAGGGcgacatcctcaagaacTTCCTTGCCACGCTCGCCGAGAACAACCGTCTTGGTTTGCTGAACGATGTCGTTGACAAGTTCGCTGCTCTCATGAGCGCTCACCGTGGTGAGATTGAGCTTTCTATCACCAGTGCTCAG GAACTCGATGCCAAGACCCTCAACCGCCTTGAAAAGGCCGTCTCCAAGTCCGAGTTCAGCCAGGGTAAGAAGCTCAAGGTTGTTTCTAAG GTCAACCCCGACATCGTCGGCGGGCTCATTGTCGAAATCGGTGACCGCACCATCGACCTGAGCGTCTCCTCTAAGATCGCCAAGCTCAACAAGGCTCTCACTGATGCTCTGTAA
- a CDS encoding battenin family protein (transcript_id=CADANIAT00006707) produces the protein MPGEQQMLPLPGSPSTSWARFRAQLGALFHGADPNVCVAFWLFGLINNVLYVIILSAALDLVGPNVPKGVVLLADVLPSFGTKLVAPYFIHTVPYSMRIVICVVLSALGMLVVALSPAYVDGGSISSKLAGIILASLSSGIGELSFVGLTHFYGPFSLAAWGSGTGAAGLVGAGAYALATTSLGLRVKTTLMTSAFLPFVLAVSFFFVLPRARIQLHSVYGDVEEHADDSVLSNNDDGEREGLLSSSAHSAVSLKSTYRVRGWHRLRANLRRARGLFFPFMLPLLLVYIAEYTINQGVSPTLLFPLKETPFTHFRAFYPAYNAIYQVGVFISRSSTPFFRIHDLYLPSILQIINLIVLTLHSLFNFIPNVYLIFIVIFWEGLLGGLVYVNTFAEIGDRVPREDREFSLSATTVSDSGGICIAGFLGMVFEVWLCDWQVSHGRDFCRRT, from the exons ATGCCTGGGGAACAACAAATGCTACCACTCCCAGGCTCCCCGTCTACCTCATGGGCCCGGTTCCGCGCGCAGCTCGGTGCATTATTCCATGGAGCTGATCCCAACGTTTGCGTGGCATTCTGGTTATTCG GATTGATTAACAATGTGCTCTATGTCATCATTTTATCGGCTGCGCTAGATCTCGTCGGACCGAATGTCCCAAAGGGCGTCGTACTGCTTGCTGATGTACTTCCTTCCTTTGGAACGAAATTGGTCGCACCCTACTTCATCCACACTGTTCCTTACTCCATGCGAATCGTGATATGCGTCGTGCTTTCCGCCCTGGGGATGCTCGTGGTAGCATTAAGTCCGGCATATGTCGATGGCGGCTCGATATCTTCAAAATTAGCTGGAATCATCTTGGCGAGCTTATCAAGCGGCATTGGGGAGCTGAGTTTCGTTGGGTTAACACATTTCTACGGCCCCTTCAGTCTGGCGGCTTGGGGAAGCGGTACAGGGGCTGCTGGGCTGGTTGGAGCCGGTGCATATGCCTTGGCGACTACATCCCTGGGTCTCCGCGTGAAGACTACATTGATGACTTCCGCCTTTCTGCCCTTCGTCCTAGCCGTCAGCTTTTTCTTCGTATTACCCCGAGCGCGGATACAGTTACACTCTGTGTACGGGGATGTGGAAGAACATGCGGATGATAGTGTGCTCAGCAATAATGATGAcggagaaagagaggggCTGCTTAGTTCGTCCGCCCACTCTGCGGTGAGCCTCAAATCCACGTACCGAGTGCGTGGATGGCATAGATTGAGGGCCAATTTGCGACGTGCGCGAGGGCTGTTCTTCCCTTT TATGCTCCCTCTGCTCCTCGTATATATTGCAGAGTATACTATCAATCAAGGTGTATCACCGACTCTACTCTTTCCGCTCAAGGAGACGCCCTTCACACATTTCCGAGCATTCTACCCCGCATACAATGCGATATACCAGGTTGGCGTCTTCATCTCTCGCTCTTCTACCCCGTTCTTCCGTATTCACGATCTCTACCTTCCGTCAATCCTACAAATCATCAATTTAATAGTGTTGACTCTACACTCGCTGTTCAATTTCATCCCGAATGTCTACCTTATCTTCATCGTGATCTTCTGGGAAGGTCTCCTAGGAGGCCTAGTTTATGTCAATACCTTTGCAGAGATTGGAGATCGTGTGCCACGAGAGGACCGCGAGTTCTCGCTTAGCGCCACGACGGTCAGCGATTCGGGCGGTATTTGTATTGCTGGATTTCTGGGAATGGTTTTTGAAGTATGGCTTTGCGATTGGCAAGTTTCGCATGGACGGGACTTTTGTCGAAGAACGTGA